A single window of Brevundimonas naejangsanensis DNA harbors:
- the gcvPA gene encoding aminomethyl-transferring glycine dehydrogenase subunit GcvPA, with the protein MRYLPLTPDDREAMLAAIGAKSIDDLFIDVPQAARRDGFVDLPRVAGELEVERALSAMAGKNATASTVPFFCGAGAYKHHIPATVDHVIQRSEFLTSYTPYQPEIAQGTLQYLYEFQTQVANLTGMEVANASLYDGSTAMAEGVLMATRVTRRNKAVISGGVHPHYVKATETVVHAVGVETQALKPAVDAEDAVIAAIDKDTACVVVQTPNVFGTATDVTKIAEAAQAAGALLIVVVTEAVSMGLLKSPGEMGADIVAAEGQSIGNALNFGGPYIGLFATREKLLRQTPGRYCGETVDAEGRRGFVLTLSTREQHIRRDKATSNICTNSGLCCLAFSIHMSLLGETGLRQLALLNHEKALATRDALAAIPGVEILTPRFFNEFAVKLPKNAADVVQTMADNGVLCGVPYSRLNPDAGLDDVLLVAATETTLDADIKILAGALAKVLAA; encoded by the coding sequence ATGCGCTACCTCCCCCTGACGCCCGACGATCGCGAGGCCATGCTGGCCGCCATCGGCGCCAAATCCATCGACGACCTGTTCATCGACGTGCCGCAGGCCGCGCGCCGCGACGGCTTCGTCGACCTGCCCCGCGTGGCGGGCGAGCTGGAGGTCGAACGCGCCCTCTCGGCCATGGCGGGCAAGAACGCCACGGCCTCGACCGTGCCCTTCTTCTGCGGCGCCGGCGCCTACAAGCACCATATCCCGGCCACGGTCGATCACGTGATCCAGCGGTCGGAGTTCCTGACCAGCTACACCCCCTATCAGCCGGAAATCGCTCAGGGCACGCTGCAGTACCTGTACGAGTTCCAGACCCAGGTCGCGAACCTGACCGGCATGGAAGTCGCCAACGCCTCGCTCTATGACGGCTCGACCGCCATGGCCGAAGGCGTGCTGATGGCCACCCGCGTGACCCGCCGCAACAAGGCCGTCATCTCGGGCGGCGTGCATCCCCACTACGTCAAGGCGACCGAGACCGTGGTCCACGCCGTCGGCGTCGAGACCCAGGCGCTAAAGCCCGCGGTCGACGCCGAAGACGCCGTCATCGCCGCCATCGACAAGGACACGGCCTGCGTCGTCGTCCAGACCCCGAACGTCTTCGGCACCGCCACCGACGTCACCAAGATCGCCGAGGCCGCCCAGGCTGCAGGCGCCCTGCTGATCGTCGTCGTCACCGAAGCCGTGTCGATGGGCCTGCTGAAGTCGCCCGGCGAAATGGGCGCCGACATCGTCGCCGCCGAAGGCCAGTCGATCGGCAACGCCTTGAACTTCGGCGGCCCCTACATCGGCCTGTTCGCCACCCGCGAGAAGCTGCTGCGCCAGACGCCCGGCCGCTATTGCGGCGAGACCGTGGACGCGGAAGGGCGGCGCGGCTTCGTCCTGACCCTGTCGACGCGCGAGCAGCACATCCGCCGCGACAAGGCCACGTCGAACATCTGCACCAACTCAGGGCTCTGCTGCCTGGCGTTCAGCATCCATATGAGCCTGCTGGGCGAGACGGGCCTGCGCCAGCTGGCCCTGCTGAACCACGAGAAGGCGCTCGCCACCCGCGACGCCCTGGCCGCCATTCCGGGCGTCGAAATCCTGACCCCGCGCTTCTTCAACGAGTTCGCGGTCAAACTGCCGAAAAACGCCGCTGACGTGGTGCAGACCATGGCCGACAATGGCGTCCTGTGCGGCGTGCCCTACAGCCGCCTGAACCCGGATGCGGGCCTCGACGACGTGCTGCTGGTCGCCGCCACCGAGACGACGCTGGACGCCGACATCAAGATCCTGGCGGGTGCGCTCGCCAAGGTTCTGGCCGCCTAA
- a CDS encoding class 1 fructose-bisphosphatase yields the protein MTARTDLAAHLASLDLPQGLVETLTTAAAACVQIRQVVAGGALVGALGASGAVNVQDEEQKKLDVIADDLLTEALLACPAVAGVASEEKDTVQPSANAAGEYLVLFDPLDGSSNIDINAPVGTIVSVLKAPSPQPSEADFLQSGRHQVAALYAVYAGQAMLVLTTGKGVAGFTLAPDGRWLMTHEDVRIPADTKEFAINMSNQRHWAESVQRYVDGCLQGADGPRGKNFNMRWVAAMVADVHRILMRGGVFLYPWDKREPNKPGKLRLMYEGNPMSFLVEQAGGKSTTDGKQAIMDVTPTELHQRVPVVLGSANEVDQIAAA from the coding sequence ATGACCGCCCGCACCGATCTCGCCGCCCACCTCGCCTCCCTCGACCTGCCTCAGGGACTGGTCGAGACGCTGACGACGGCGGCCGCCGCCTGCGTCCAGATCCGTCAGGTGGTGGCGGGCGGCGCCCTGGTCGGGGCGCTGGGAGCGTCGGGCGCCGTGAATGTGCAGGACGAAGAGCAGAAGAAGCTGGACGTCATCGCCGACGATCTGCTGACCGAGGCCCTGCTGGCCTGCCCCGCCGTGGCCGGCGTGGCGTCCGAGGAAAAAGACACGGTGCAGCCCTCGGCCAATGCGGCGGGCGAGTATCTGGTGCTGTTCGACCCGCTGGACGGCTCGTCCAACATCGACATCAATGCGCCGGTCGGCACCATCGTCTCGGTGCTGAAGGCGCCCTCGCCCCAGCCGAGCGAGGCCGACTTCCTGCAATCCGGCCGCCATCAGGTCGCGGCGCTCTACGCCGTCTATGCCGGTCAGGCCATGCTGGTGCTGACGACGGGCAAGGGGGTGGCGGGCTTCACCCTGGCGCCCGACGGCCGCTGGCTGATGACGCATGAGGACGTGCGCATCCCGGCCGATACGAAAGAGTTCGCCATCAACATGTCGAACCAGCGCCACTGGGCCGAGAGCGTCCAGCGCTACGTCGACGGCTGCCTGCAGGGCGCCGACGGCCCGCGCGGCAAGAACTTCAACATGCGCTGGGTCGCCGCCATGGTGGCCGACGTGCACCGCATCCTGATGCGCGGCGGCGTCTTCCTCTATCCGTGGGACAAGCGAGAGCCGAACAAGCCGGGCAAACTCAGGCTCATGTACGAAGGCAACCCCATGTCCTTCCTGGTCGAACAGGCGGGCGGCAAGTCCACCACCGACGGCAAGCAGGCCATCATGGACGTGACCCCCACCGAACTGCACCAGCGGGTGCCGGTCGTCCTCGGCTCGGCCAACGAAGTCGATCAGATCGCGGCGGCCTGA
- a CDS encoding PGPGW domain-containing protein → MSRRPVTLVLPSLNPPPPRLGLARRVRRLALMGVGFIVILLGILIAPLPGPGGVPVIALGLVIVLRNSWWAKRQFIRAQRARPKWVYPFRRLMRKKPEIAPVFWQQTLRAEKMVLRRRRRPLARFRRRLRRGWRAFRQ, encoded by the coding sequence TTGAGCCGCCGCCCTGTGACCCTGGTCCTGCCCTCTCTGAACCCGCCGCCGCCCCGTCTGGGGCTGGCGCGGCGCGTGCGCCGTCTGGCGCTGATGGGCGTGGGCTTCATCGTCATCCTGCTGGGCATATTGATCGCGCCCCTGCCCGGCCCCGGCGGCGTGCCCGTCATAGCCCTGGGTCTGGTGATCGTGCTGCGCAACTCCTGGTGGGCCAAGCGACAGTTCATCCGCGCCCAGCGCGCCCGGCCCAAATGGGTGTACCCCTTCCGCCGCCTGATGCGGAAAAAGCCCGAGATCGCCCCCGTCTTCTGGCAGCAGACCCTGCGCGCCGAAAAGATGGTGCTGCGCCGCCGTCGCCGCCCGCTGGCGCGCTTTCGTCGCCGCCTGCGCCGGGGCTGGCGCGCCTTCCGGCAATAA
- the pncA gene encoding bifunctional nicotinamidase/pyrazinamidase: MQIAATDALLVIDAQNDFCEGGALAVQGGAAIMPLINRLSERFATVIATQDWHTPDQISFASNHAGVAPFTQIEVAYGPQMLWPDHCVQGTPGADFHPDAAPAVTKALAVVRKGYNPSVDSYSGFYENDHRTATGLAGLLRDLGVKRVFLCGLAYDYCVRFTAEDAVREGFEAVVIEDACRAIAPDTAAAAKASFSLLKIAEIAAADLISHS, encoded by the coding sequence ATGCAGATCGCCGCTACTGATGCGCTCCTGGTCATCGACGCCCAGAACGACTTCTGCGAGGGCGGCGCCCTGGCGGTGCAGGGCGGGGCGGCGATCATGCCCCTGATCAACCGGCTGTCCGAGCGATTCGCCACCGTCATAGCCACTCAGGACTGGCACACGCCGGACCAGATCAGCTTCGCCTCCAACCACGCGGGCGTCGCCCCCTTCACGCAGATCGAGGTCGCTTACGGCCCGCAGATGCTGTGGCCGGATCACTGCGTGCAGGGGACGCCGGGCGCGGACTTTCACCCCGACGCCGCGCCTGCCGTGACCAAGGCGCTGGCCGTGGTCCGCAAGGGCTACAACCCGTCGGTCGATTCTTATTCCGGCTTCTATGAGAACGACCACAGGACGGCGACGGGTCTGGCGGGCCTGCTGCGCGATCTGGGCGTGAAGCGCGTCTTCCTGTGCGGCCTGGCCTATGACTACTGCGTCCGCTTCACCGCCGAGGATGCGGTGCGCGAAGGCTTTGAAGCCGTGGTCATCGAAGACGCCTGCCGCGCCATCGCCCCGGACACGGCGGCCGCCGCCAAGGCCAGCTTCAGCTTGCTGAAGATCGCCGAGATCGCGGCCGCAGACCTGATCTCTCACTCATAG
- a CDS encoding adenosine deaminase gives MSLDAFIAGLPKAELHLHIEGSLEPELMFELAQRNGVAIPYDSVEAVRAAYDFSNLQDFLDIYYAGAAVLLTRQDFEDLAFAYFQRAAADNVRHAEIFFDPQTHTDRGVPFPVVVEGLIAGMDRAKAELGVTSGLILSFLRHLSEDEAFATLEAAKPYLHHFIGVGLDSSEVGHPPSKFQRVFAAARELGLKLCAHAGEEGPPEYVREALDLLHIDRMDHGNRSMEDEALIARLAAEQMTLTVCPLSNLKLCVVKDLKDHPVPEMLRRGLHVTLNSDDPSYFGGYVNANYIQLAEAVGLTREQVTQLAKNSFEGSFLSDADKAARIAEVEAYAAAN, from the coding sequence ATGTCCCTCGACGCCTTCATCGCCGGCCTGCCCAAGGCCGAACTGCACCTGCACATCGAAGGCTCGCTTGAGCCCGAACTGATGTTCGAACTGGCGCAGCGCAACGGCGTCGCCATCCCCTACGACAGCGTCGAGGCCGTGCGCGCGGCCTATGACTTCTCGAACCTGCAGGACTTCCTCGACATCTATTACGCGGGCGCCGCCGTGCTGCTGACGCGTCAAGATTTCGAGGATCTGGCCTTCGCCTATTTCCAGCGCGCCGCCGCCGACAACGTCCGCCACGCCGAGATCTTCTTCGACCCCCAGACCCACACCGACCGGGGCGTCCCCTTCCCCGTCGTGGTCGAGGGCCTGATCGCGGGCATGGACCGGGCCAAGGCCGAGCTGGGCGTGACGTCGGGCCTGATCCTCAGCTTCCTGCGCCACCTCAGCGAGGACGAGGCCTTCGCCACACTGGAGGCCGCCAAGCCCTACCTGCACCACTTCATCGGCGTCGGACTGGATTCCTCCGAGGTCGGCCACCCGCCGTCCAAGTTCCAGCGCGTCTTCGCCGCCGCCCGCGAACTGGGCCTGAAACTGTGCGCCCATGCCGGTGAGGAAGGCCCGCCGGAATACGTGCGCGAGGCGCTGGACCTGCTGCACATCGACCGCATGGACCACGGCAACCGCTCGATGGAGGACGAGGCCCTGATCGCCCGTCTGGCCGCCGAGCAGATGACGCTGACGGTCTGCCCCCTGTCGAACCTGAAGCTGTGCGTGGTCAAGGACCTGAAGGACCACCCCGTTCCCGAGATGTTGCGCCGCGGCCTGCACGTCACCCTGAACTCAGACGACCCCTCCTATTTCGGCGGCTATGTGAACGCGAACTATATCCAGTTGGCTGAGGCGGTCGGCCTGACGCGGGAGCAGGTGACGCAACTGGCCAAGAACAGCTTCGAGGGCAGCTTCCTCAGCGACGCCGACAAGGCTGCGAGGATCGCCGAGGTGGAGGCCTACGCGGCGGCGAACTGA
- a CDS encoding type VI secretion protein ImpB, whose product MEHPGRQPDEDAAGLRWLFVDLNAFFASVEQQQNPDWRGRPVIVRPVESEYSGAIAASYESKAFGVRTGMQVAEARRLCPGLIVAEARPDLYVQIHKQIMAEIDRHVPVWKVGSIDECSCQLIGPERREANAVALARRIQAGILENVGECLRSSIGLAPSRFLAKTACGMKKPAGLTILRAHELPGAILHLPLSQYPGVGSRMRERLAAAGVTDTAGLWNMTAKEARAVWNSIEGERIWRGLHGFDSEPTPEKPPASISHSHVLAQAMRNPDKARAVARRLMVKCGARLRRMGLTGAGISLHLDMGPKGTKRGWDTTGLTRAVAPTQDTFALLAALDDLWRRVEPELEAGRLSYVGVGVHGLKARDAFEADLFDIGPDQGGDAPSLRLSQALDALNKRYGKDTVSIGPKAGLPDYIGAKIAFTRIPDEADFYE is encoded by the coding sequence ATGGAGCACCCCGGCCGACAGCCCGATGAAGACGCCGCCGGCCTGCGCTGGCTTTTCGTCGACCTGAACGCCTTCTTCGCCAGCGTCGAACAGCAGCAGAACCCCGACTGGCGCGGCAGGCCCGTCATCGTCCGCCCTGTCGAGAGCGAATATTCCGGCGCCATCGCCGCCAGCTATGAGAGCAAGGCCTTCGGCGTCCGCACCGGGATGCAGGTGGCCGAGGCGCGCCGCCTGTGCCCCGGCCTGATCGTCGCCGAAGCGCGGCCCGACCTCTATGTCCAGATCCACAAGCAGATCATGGCCGAGATCGACCGCCATGTGCCGGTGTGGAAGGTCGGCTCCATCGACGAATGCTCGTGCCAGCTGATCGGGCCTGAGCGGCGCGAGGCGAACGCCGTCGCCCTAGCCCGGCGCATTCAGGCGGGCATCCTTGAGAACGTCGGAGAATGTCTGCGGTCGTCCATTGGACTGGCGCCCTCGCGGTTTCTGGCCAAGACGGCCTGCGGCATGAAGAAGCCCGCCGGGCTGACCATATTGCGCGCCCATGAACTGCCCGGCGCCATCCTGCACCTTCCGCTGTCGCAGTATCCGGGCGTCGGCTCGCGGATGCGCGAGCGGCTGGCGGCGGCGGGCGTCACGGACACGGCAGGCCTGTGGAACATGACGGCCAAGGAGGCGCGGGCGGTCTGGAACAGCATTGAGGGCGAGCGCATCTGGCGCGGCCTGCACGGCTTCGACAGCGAGCCGACGCCGGAAAAGCCGCCCGCCTCCATCAGCCACAGCCATGTGCTGGCGCAGGCCATGCGCAACCCGGACAAGGCGCGGGCGGTGGCGCGAAGGCTGATGGTCAAATGCGGGGCGCGGCTGCGGCGGATGGGGCTGACGGGCGCAGGCATCAGCCTGCATCTCGACATGGGGCCGAAGGGGACCAAGCGCGGCTGGGACACGACCGGTCTGACCCGCGCCGTCGCCCCGACGCAGGACACCTTCGCCCTGCTGGCCGCGCTGGACGACCTGTGGCGCCGGGTCGAGCCGGAACTGGAGGCCGGGCGGTTGAGCTATGTCGGGGTCGGCGTCCACGGCCTGAAGGCGCGCGACGCCTTTGAGGCCGACCTGTTCGACATCGGCCCGGATCAGGGCGGCGATGCGCCGTCCTTACGCCTTTCGCAGGCGCTGGATGCGCTGAACAAACGCTATGGCAAGGACACGGTCAGCATCGGCCCCAAGGCGGGCTTGCCCGACTACATCGGCGCCAAGATCGCCTTCACCCGCATCCCCGACGAGGCGGACTTCTATGAGTGA
- the gcvH gene encoding glycine cleavage system protein GcvH, translating to MKFTKDHEWVRLDGDVATVGISKHAADALGDVVFVETPEAGKTVSVGDSFAVVESVKAASDVYAPIAGEVIEGNAVLATAPETVNADAEGEGWFAKIKVSDASVLDGLMDRAAYDAYLTTL from the coding sequence ATGAAGTTCACCAAGGATCACGAGTGGGTTCGCCTGGACGGCGACGTCGCCACGGTCGGCATCTCCAAGCACGCCGCTGACGCCCTGGGCGACGTGGTGTTCGTCGAGACGCCGGAAGCCGGCAAGACCGTCTCGGTCGGCGACAGCTTCGCCGTCGTGGAATCGGTCAAGGCCGCCTCGGACGTCTACGCGCCGATCGCCGGCGAAGTGATCGAAGGCAACGCCGTGCTGGCGACCGCCCCGGAAACCGTCAACGCCGACGCCGAGGGCGAAGGCTGGTTCGCCAAGATCAAGGTGTCCGACGCCTCGGTGCTGGACGGCCTGATGGACCGCGCCGCCTACGACGCCTATCTGACCACCCTCTAA
- the gcvT gene encoding glycine cleavage system aminomethyltransferase GcvT, translating into MSDQALKTTPLNAAHRRLSARMVGFGGYDMPVQYEGVLAEHRWTREHAGLFDVSHMGQAKITGADAIAQFERFVPGDYAIVKPGKQKYTLLLNERGGVMDDLMAGKPFEDGLYIVVNAGNKDADFAFLNAELSADAKLEVLDRALLAIQGPEAAEVMAAHSAELADMGFMDCRAIRLFDEDCIVSRSGYTGEDGYEISLPSAAAERVWNLLLSDARVKPVGLGARDSLRLEAGLPLHGHDVDAETTPVEAGLTFALSKSRKERADFAGADVILKQLADGPARVRIGLHVKEGAPAREGAEIADMDGNLIGKITSGGPSPSQGRNIAMGYVPPAFAEVGTELKVLVRGRPAAAEVVATPFVPTRYYRKPK; encoded by the coding sequence ATGAGCGATCAGGCCCTTAAGACTACCCCCCTCAACGCCGCGCATCGGCGCTTAAGCGCCCGCATGGTCGGCTTCGGCGGCTATGACATGCCGGTCCAGTATGAAGGGGTGCTGGCCGAGCACCGCTGGACCCGCGAGCACGCCGGCCTGTTCGACGTCTCCCACATGGGCCAGGCCAAGATCACCGGCGCCGACGCGATTGCGCAGTTCGAACGCTTCGTGCCCGGCGACTATGCGATCGTGAAGCCCGGCAAGCAAAAATACACCCTGTTGCTGAACGAGCGGGGCGGCGTGATGGACGACCTGATGGCGGGCAAGCCGTTCGAGGACGGCCTCTACATCGTCGTCAACGCCGGCAACAAGGACGCCGACTTCGCCTTCCTGAACGCCGAGCTGTCGGCAGACGCCAAGCTGGAGGTCCTGGACCGCGCCCTGCTGGCCATCCAGGGCCCGGAGGCGGCCGAGGTCATGGCCGCCCATTCGGCGGAGCTGGCGGACATGGGCTTCATGGATTGCCGCGCCATCCGCCTGTTTGACGAAGACTGCATCGTCTCGCGCTCGGGCTACACGGGCGAAGACGGCTATGAGATTTCCCTGCCCAGCGCCGCCGCCGAGCGCGTCTGGAACCTGCTGCTGTCGGACGCGCGGGTGAAGCCGGTCGGTCTGGGCGCGCGCGACTCTTTGCGTCTGGAAGCCGGTCTGCCGCTGCACGGCCACGACGTCGACGCCGAGACCACCCCGGTCGAGGCCGGCCTGACCTTCGCCCTGTCCAAGTCGCGCAAGGAGCGCGCCGACTTCGCCGGGGCCGACGTCATCCTGAAGCAACTGGCCGACGGCCCGGCGCGCGTCCGCATCGGCCTGCACGTCAAGGAAGGCGCCCCGGCCCGCGAAGGCGCCGAGATCGCCGACATGGACGGAAACCTGATCGGCAAGATCACCTCGGGCGGCCCCTCGCCGTCGCAGGGGCGCAACATCGCCATGGGCTATGTGCCGCCCGCCTTCGCTGAAGTCGGCACGGAACTGAAGGTTCTGGTGCGCGGCCGTCCCGCCGCCGCCGAAGTCGTCGCCACCCCCTTCGTGCCGACCCGCTACTATCGGAAGCCGAAATAA
- the gcvPB gene encoding aminomethyl-transferring glycine dehydrogenase subunit GcvPB has translation MSTMNTVGRPTAPNEGLDANYTPATLTGGRGLLQDEPLIFEGEGWGKTGVDLPKPATDGSDLGDLVRKDPIGLPGLSEPEAMRHYVRLSQKNHAIDLAIYPLGSCTMKHNPRLNEKMARLPGFSDIHPLQPQSTVQGALELMDQLAHWLTTLTGMPAVALSPKAGAHGELCGLMAIRAAHEAKGEHEQRRKVLVPTSAHGTNPATAAFVGYSVVEVAQTDDGRVDVADLASKLGPDVAAIMVTNPNTCGLFERDILEISRLTHEAGAYFYCDGANFNAIVGRVRPGDLGVDAMHINLHKTFSTPHGGGGPGAGPVVLSEALAPFAPAPWVVNTGDGYKLVEREEDEAEQAFGRLCAFQGQMGMYVRALSYMMSHGSDGLRQVAEDAVLNANYIKARLEDLMSPAFPEGPCMHEALFDDEWLKGTDITTLDFAKAMIDEGFHPMTMYFPLVVHGAMLIEPTETESKAELDRFIEAMRLLAGAAKAGDVERFKGAPFHAPLRRLDETRAARSPRLRWAAPEGSNRAG, from the coding sequence ATGAGCACGATGAACACTGTCGGCCGTCCGACCGCCCCGAACGAAGGCCTGGACGCCAACTACACACCCGCCACCCTGACCGGCGGGCGCGGCCTGCTGCAGGATGAGCCGCTGATCTTTGAAGGCGAAGGCTGGGGCAAGACCGGCGTTGACCTGCCTAAGCCCGCCACCGACGGCTCGGACCTGGGCGACCTAGTCCGCAAGGATCCGATCGGCCTGCCCGGCCTGTCCGAGCCCGAGGCCATGCGCCACTATGTGCGCCTGAGCCAGAAGAACCACGCCATCGACCTGGCCATCTATCCGCTGGGGTCGTGCACGATGAAGCACAACCCGCGCCTGAACGAGAAGATGGCGCGCCTGCCGGGCTTCTCGGACATCCACCCGCTGCAGCCGCAATCGACGGTGCAGGGCGCGCTGGAGCTGATGGACCAGTTGGCCCACTGGCTGACGACGCTGACGGGGATGCCCGCGGTGGCTCTGTCGCCCAAGGCCGGGGCCCACGGCGAGCTGTGCGGCCTGATGGCCATCCGCGCCGCCCATGAAGCCAAGGGCGAGCATGAGCAGCGCCGCAAGGTGCTGGTCCCGACCTCGGCCCACGGCACCAACCCGGCCACCGCCGCCTTCGTCGGCTATTCGGTGGTCGAGGTCGCCCAGACCGACGACGGCCGCGTCGACGTGGCCGATCTGGCGTCCAAGCTGGGTCCGGACGTGGCGGCCATCATGGTCACCAACCCGAACACCTGCGGCCTGTTCGAGCGCGACATCCTGGAGATCAGCCGCCTGACCCACGAGGCGGGCGCCTACTTCTACTGCGACGGCGCCAACTTCAACGCCATCGTCGGCCGGGTGCGCCCCGGCGACCTGGGCGTCGACGCCATGCACATCAACCTGCACAAGACCTTCTCGACGCCGCACGGCGGCGGCGGGCCCGGCGCCGGTCCGGTGGTGCTGTCGGAAGCCCTGGCCCCGTTCGCGCCGGCCCCGTGGGTCGTGAACACCGGCGACGGCTACAAGTTGGTCGAGCGCGAGGAAGACGAGGCCGAACAGGCCTTCGGCCGTCTGTGCGCCTTCCAGGGACAGATGGGCATGTATGTGCGCGCCCTCAGCTACATGATGAGCCACGGCTCGGACGGCCTGCGTCAGGTCGCCGAGGACGCGGTGCTGAACGCCAACTACATCAAGGCCCGCCTCGAGGACCTGATGAGCCCGGCCTTCCCCGAAGGCCCTTGCATGCACGAGGCCCTGTTCGACGACGAATGGCTGAAGGGCACGGACATCACCACGCTCGACTTCGCCAAGGCGATGATCGACGAAGGCTTCCACCCGATGACCATGTACTTCCCGCTGGTCGTCCACGGCGCCATGCTGATCGAGCCGACCGAGACGGAGTCCAAGGCCGAACTGGATCGCTTCATCGAGGCCATGCGTCTGCTGGCAGGCGCCGCCAAGGCTGGCGACGTCGAACGCTTCAAGGGCGCGCCCTTCCATGCGCCCCTGCGGCGTCTGGACGAGACCCGCGCCGCGCGCTCGCCGCGTCTGCGCTGGGCCGCCCCGGAAGGCTCGAACCGCGCGGGCTGA
- the argS gene encoding arginine--tRNA ligase, protein MTDLKTSLSEAVGAAFAAEGVDKALARVTASDRPDLADFQSNGALAAAKALKANPRELAAKVAERLSNDPRLSSVEVAGPGFINMKLSNAALAQRAAEVAADVELAGASRVEPRKVVIDYGGPNVAKPMHVGHLRSAIIGESLKRLFRLRGDDVVGDAHFGDWGFQMGLLITACGDEGLADAFMAEGDGPFPAETPVTLADLDRLYPLAAGKAKEDPAFRDRARKATAELQGGRPGYRALWRHFVAVSREALKREYDDLSVDFDLWNGESDADPLMDEMIADLKTKGLLVEDDGAQVVHVARDGETRKKKLADGSVIEAPSPPPLLVISSEGSAMYGTTDLATILDRKKSIGPDLILYVVDERQAEHFEQVFRAAYLAGYAPEKSLEHLGFGTMNGADGKPFKTRAGGVLKLRDLIDQATEKARERLHEAKLGDDLPAEEFEDIAHKVAIAALKFSDLSNNRTTSYVFDLDRFMSFEGKTGPYLLYQAVRVKSLLRKAAEQGVALAPIVIEEAAERDLALTLDAFDAATADAYDKRSPNLIAEHAYRLAQSFSKFYAACPILVAPDAATKGSRLALAAATLHQLETALRLLGIETPERM, encoded by the coding sequence ATGACCGACCTCAAGACCTCCCTCAGCGAAGCGGTCGGGGCCGCCTTCGCCGCCGAAGGCGTGGACAAGGCCCTGGCCCGCGTCACCGCCTCCGACCGTCCCGACCTGGCCGACTTCCAGTCGAACGGGGCCCTGGCCGCCGCCAAGGCGCTGAAGGCCAATCCGCGCGAACTGGCCGCCAAGGTGGCCGAACGCCTGAGCAACGATCCGCGCCTGTCGTCGGTCGAGGTGGCCGGTCCCGGCTTCATCAACATGAAGCTGTCGAACGCGGCCCTGGCCCAGCGCGCGGCCGAGGTCGCGGCGGACGTTGAACTGGCCGGCGCCTCGCGCGTCGAGCCGCGCAAGGTGGTCATCGACTACGGCGGCCCGAACGTGGCCAAGCCCATGCACGTCGGCCACCTGCGCAGCGCCATCATCGGCGAGAGCCTGAAGCGGCTGTTCCGCCTGCGCGGCGACGACGTGGTCGGCGACGCCCACTTCGGCGACTGGGGTTTCCAGATGGGCCTGCTGATCACCGCCTGCGGCGACGAGGGTCTGGCCGACGCCTTCATGGCCGAGGGCGACGGCCCCTTCCCGGCCGAAACCCCGGTCACCCTGGCCGACCTGGACCGCCTCTATCCGCTGGCGGCGGGCAAGGCCAAGGAAGACCCCGCCTTCCGCGACCGCGCCCGCAAGGCGACCGCCGAACTGCAGGGCGGCCGCCCCGGCTATCGCGCCCTGTGGCGCCACTTCGTCGCCGTCAGCCGCGAGGCGCTGAAGCGCGAGTATGACGACCTGTCGGTCGACTTCGACCTGTGGAACGGCGAGAGCGACGCTGATCCCCTGATGGACGAGATGATCGCCGACCTGAAGACCAAGGGTCTGTTGGTCGAGGACGACGGCGCCCAGGTGGTCCACGTCGCCCGCGATGGCGAGACGCGCAAGAAGAAGCTGGCCGACGGCTCGGTGATCGAGGCCCCGTCGCCCCCGCCCCTGCTGGTCATCAGTTCGGAAGGCTCGGCCATGTACGGCACGACCGACCTGGCCACCATTCTAGACCGCAAGAAGTCGATCGGCCCGGACCTGATCCTCTACGTCGTGGACGAGCGTCAGGCCGAGCATTTCGAACAGGTCTTCCGCGCCGCCTACCTGGCCGGATACGCGCCTGAGAAGTCGCTGGAACACCTCGGCTTCGGCACCATGAACGGCGCCGACGGCAAGCCGTTCAAGACCCGCGCCGGCGGCGTGCTGAAGCTGCGCGACCTGATCGATCAGGCGACGGAAAAGGCGCGCGAGCGTCTGCACGAGGCCAAGCTGGGCGACGACCTGCCCGCCGAGGAGTTCGAGGACATCGCCCATAAGGTGGCGATCGCCGCGCTGAAATTCTCGGACCTGTCGAACAACCGCACCACCAGCTACGTCTTCGACCTCGATCGCTTCATGAGCTTCGAGGGCAAGACCGGCCCCTATCTGCTGTATCAGGCCGTGCGGGTGAAATCCCTGCTGCGCAAGGCGGCGGAACAGGGCGTGGCCCTGGCCCCCATCGTCATCGAGGAAGCCGCCGAGCGCGACCTGGCCCTGACGCTGGACGCCTTCGACGCGGCCACGGCGGACGCCTATGACAAGCGTTCGCCCAACCTGATCGCCGAACACGCCTATCGGCTGGCGCAGAGCTTCTCGAAATTCTACGCCGCCTGCCCGATCCTGGTTGCGCCCGACGCCGCGACCAAGGGCTCGCGCCTGGCCCTGGCCGCCGCGACCCTGCACCAGCTGGAGACGGCCCTGCGCCTGCTGGGCATCGAGACGCCCGAGCGGATGTAG